A DNA window from Rhinolophus sinicus isolate RSC01 linkage group LG10, ASM3656204v1, whole genome shotgun sequence contains the following coding sequences:
- the GARIN3 gene encoding Golgi-associated RAB2 interactor protein 3 translates to MSSECLLPYYTAHSYRSMGVFNTSMGELQRQLYKGGEFDIFKYAPMFESDFIQISKKGDVIDVHNRVQMVTVGIASTSPILPLPDVMLLARPTKVCEEHARHARPTKGRGRKPVKTLELTRLLPLKFVKISIHDHEKQQLRLKLATGRTFYLQLCPSSDAREDLFCYWEKLVYLLRPPTESFSSTPSLQLRDTLAIEDDKHLVTSELHGGDQNEARLQKLHEVSKATSSAYAGGEGIHHAPHGLTGSPLGMKTSGTAEGPARGAATGLGVVAAAASPTVGAVSLAATKSASAGQVSIALAGATSKGLEQGGSSKAIASAANISSESANMVLPSTASSSSQGTCTITTGSASVSPESSESVVFAGVVTTKNAAAERAEGPVAGPLVSTLQSEGYMSERDGSQKVSQATAEAWKGKREKRVKKDRTSTRKTSHRHKTGGKSTRKSSSHRSLSSHKHTRDDKKEKGQSNVKGRKHSSHKSASQSSTAKDSRIAHKAGKSSRSATSPGTVSKKSSKIGSFFRSFRVMPGSKAVVTSHDREVDFVAKTVEKCNIEAKVEKGLVGGDLGICSTVTSEATETIIFETKSI, encoded by the exons ATGAGCAGTGAATGTCTGTTACCTTACTACACGGCCCACAGCTACCGTTCAATGGGCGTGTTCAATACCTCCATGGGGGAACTGCAGCGACAACTCTACAAGGGAGGAGAGTTTGATATTTTCAAGTATGCACCGATGTTTGAGAGTGACTTTATCCAGATCAGCAAGAAAGGAGATGTGATTGACGTACACAACCGTGTCCAAATGGTGACCGTGGGCATCGCATCCACCAGCCCCATCCTCCCACTACCTGACGTCATGCTGCTGGCCCGACCAACTAAAGTCTGTGAAGAGCATGCCAGACACGCCCGGCCCACCAAGGGGAGAGGTCGCAAGCCTGTGAAGACCCTAGAGCTCACCAGGCTGCTTCCCTTGAAGTTTGTCAAGATCTCCATCCACGATCATGAGAAACAGCAGCTGCGCCTGAAGCTTGCCACTGGCCGTACCTTTTATCTGCAGCTGTGTCCCTCTTCAGATGCACGAGAAGATCTCTTTTGCTATTGGGAAAAACTTGTTTATCTCCTGAGACCACCGACGGAGAGTTTCAGCAGTACTCCTTCACTCCAACTGAGGGACACATTGGCCATAGAAGATGACAAACACCTAGTG ACCTCAGAGCTCCATGGAGGAGATCAGAATGAGGCGAGGCTTCAGAAGCTTCATGAGGTGTCCAAAGCCACTTCTTCTGCTTATGCTGGGGGAGAGGGAATCCACCATGCCCCCCATGGATTGACTGGTTCGCCTTTAGGCATGAAAACATCAGGGACTGCCGAAGGACCAGCGAGGGGGGCAGCCACAGGCCTGGGAGTAGTAGCGGCAGCAGCAAGTCCCACAGTAGGTGCTGTGAGCCTAGCAGCAACCAAGAGTGCAAGTGCAGGCCAGGTAAGCATAGCCCTGGCAGGAGCCACCAGCAAGGGGCTGGAACAAGGTGGATCCAGCAAGGCCATTGCAAGTGCTGCCAACATATCCTCAGAGAGTGCCAACATGGTCTTGCCGAGTACTGCCAGCTCATCCTCACAAGGTACTTGCACCATAACAACAGGGTCTGCCAGTGTCTCCCCAGAGAGCAGTGAGAGCGTGGTGTTTGCAGGCGTAGTGACGACCAAAAATGCTGCCGCAGAAAGAGCTGAAGGCCCCGTGGCAGGACCCCTCGTTTCAACCTTGCAGAGTGAAGGTTACATGAGTGAACGAGATGGAAGCCAGAAGGTCTCCCAGGCCACAGCTGAAGCTtggaagggaaaaagggaaaaaagagtcAAGAAGGACAGAACTTCTACTAGGAAAACGTCCCATCGTCACAAAACAGGAGGGAAGTCCACCCGGAAATCATCCTCTCACCGGTCCTTATCCAGCCATAAACACACAAGAGAcgacaagaaagaaaaagggcagaGCAATGTGAAGGGCAGAAAACACAGTTCTCATAAGAGTGCCAGCCAAAGCTCCACCGCTAAGGACTCGAGGATAGCTCACAAAGCCGGGAAGAGCAGCAGATCTGCCACCAGTCCAGGAACTGTAAGTAAGAAATCCAGTAAGATTGGCTCCTTCTTCAGGAGCTTCAGAGTCATGCCTGGTTCAAAGGCTGTGGTCACATCACATGACAGGGAGGTGGACTTCGTGGCTAAGACGGTAGAGAAGTGCAACATAGAGGCCAAGGTAGAGAAAGGCCTGGTTGGCGGGGATCTGGGGATTTGCAGTACTGTGACATCTGAGGCAACGGAGACAATCATCTTTGAAACCAAATCCATTTGA